The stretch of DNA ACGGTGATCGAGGATTCGGCCTGCGGGGCAGGCTCCACATACCGGGGGCGCCCGGTGGGGGCAGGCGCCGAACTCGCCGCATGGTCCTTCCACCCCCGCAAGATCCTGACCACCGGCGAGGGCGGCATGCTGACCACCGGCCGCGCCGAATGGGCGCACCGGGCCAGGCAACTGCGCGAACACGCCATGAGTGTGTCCGCCAATGACCGCCACGCCTCGATCCTGGCCCCGGCGGAGGAGTACCTGGAAATCGGCTTCAACTACCGGATGACCGATATGCAGGCAGCCGTGGGGCTTGTGCAGCTCGGACGGCTGTCCCAGGCGGTGGTCCGGCGCCGGCAGATCGTCGCCGGCTACACCAAGGCGCTCGGTCACCTGGAAGGGCTGCGCTTCAGCCGGGATCCCGTCTACGGCACCAGCAATTTCCAGTCCTTCTGGTTCGAGGTCCTGCCGGAGTTCCCCCTGGGCCGGGAGGAACTGCTGGAACAGCTGGCGTGGGACGGCATCTCCGCGCGGCGCGGCATCATGGCCGCGCACCGGCAGCCGGCCTACGCCGGACTGGACACCGGCAGCGCGGACTTGTCCGTCACCGAACGGCTCACGGACAACACCGTTATTCTCCCGGTCTACCATCAGCTGACCCCGGACGATCAGTACCGGGTGACCCGCTCCATCCTGCGCGCGAGCGGGGAGCGATCACATGAGTGAGCTCCTTCTCATTGCAGCCAGTGGCCTGGCCCGCGAGGTGCTGGCCACCGTCCGCGAGTCCGGCCAGTTCGACGTCGTCGGCATCCTCGACGATGACACTGCCAAGGTGGGGTCCGTGGTTGATGGCGCACGCGTCCTCGGGCCGCCCAGCGACGTGCTCCGCTACCCGGAAGCCAGGGCGGTCGTCTGCATCGGTGCCGGGCGGGCGCGTGAGCGGGTCGTCGCCAGACTCGCCGGTCTGGGCTTCCCGGCATACCGCTTTGCGACCGTTGTCGATCCTTCTGTACGGGTCCCGTACTGCTGCGACATCGGCCCGGGGAGCATCCTGCTGGGCCACGTCACCCTGACCGCGGGGGTGACGCTCGGGGAGCACGTGGTGGTGATGCCAGGCGTGACGCTCACCCATGACGATTTCGTTGAGGATTTCGCCACCTTCGCCGCCGGAGTCTCGCTGGGCGGCGGTGTCAGGATCGGGCGTGGCGCCTACCTGGGCATGAACGCCAGCGTGCGCGAAGGGGCCTCGGTGGGTGCCGGGGCGGTGATCGGCATGGGCGCGGTCGTCCTGGCCGACGTGCCCGAGGACGAGACCTGGGTCGGTGTTCCGGCGCGCGCTATGCGAAGCGGAGTCCTTAGCCGATCGGCGGGATAGGGCCATGAAAACCAGTGCCCGCCACTGGGATCCAGGAACCGTTTACGGCAGGAGCGACATGAGTGACACGAAGAACATTGCCAACACAGCAGACGTGGCAGAGACCGCGAGCATCGGGGCGCACACCCGGATCTGGCATCTTGCCCAGGTCCGCGAGGACGCCGCCGTGGGCAAGAACTGCAACATCGGCCGGGGCGCGTATATCGGCCCGGGGGCCACCGTCGGCGATAACTGCAAGCTGCAAAATTATGCCTTGGTTTATGAACCGGCACGCCTTGCCGACGGCGTCTTCGTCGGCCCCGCGGCCGTTCTGACCAACGACCTGTATCCGCGGGCCATCACCCCGGAGGGAAGCCTCAAAGGATCGGACGACTGGGAGGCCGTCGGGGTCACCGTGGGCAAGGGTGCCTCCATCGGAGCCCGCGCTGTCTGCATCGCACCGGTCGTCATCGGCGAATGGGCGACTGTGGCCGCCGGAGCCGTCGTCACGAAGGACGTTCCGGCCTACGCCGTCGTTGTCGGGGTCCCGGCACGGCAGGCCGGCTGGGTGGGAGAGGCCGGGCATCCGCTGAAGCAGGACGACGGCGGTACCTGGCTGTGCCCCGCCACCGGGCGGCGCTATGTCGAAGCTGACGGGCAGTTGTTGCCCGCGGAAATATCCTGAGGGGGCGGCATGGAAGAGCTGGGCAGCAGCAGGGTGATCCTGGGCGGCACGCCGGTGGATCTCATGGACCCTGAACCGGCGTTGGAGCTGATCCTCGCGCGTGCAGCCCGTGGTGGTATTCCGCCGCTGGCTGTCGCCTCGGTGAATCTTGACCATCTCAACCATTTCGGCACCGGCGGCCGCTGGGCCGGCACCCTGCACGCGGATCCTGCCAGCGCCGTGGAGTGGCTGTACCTGCTGGACGGAGCGCCACTGGTGGCGCAGTCACAACGGCTCACCGGGCGCCGCTGGCCGCGGCTGGCCGGGAGCGATCTGGCGTCCCCCCTGTTGGCCCGGGCTGAGGAACTCGGCCTGAGGGTGGGATTCCTCGGCGGTTCGGAGGACAACCAGCGGCTGCTGGCGGACAAGATTGCGGCGGAACATCCGCGGCTCCACGTGGCCGGGATGTGGTCTCCGGACCGGAAGGAACTGGCCTCCATCCCGGACTCGGAACGGATCGCCCGGGACATAGCCGGCTCCGGAGCGCAGATCCTGTATGTGGGACTCGGCAAACCCCGCCAGGAGCTCTGGATCGACCAGTACGGAAGCCTCACCGGTGCTGCCGTGCTGCTGGCCTTCGGCGCGGCCGTGGACTTCCTTGCCGGCCGCGTCCGGCGCGCACCCCGGTGGGTGAGCGAGCACGGCCTGGAATGGAGCTACCGGCTGGCCCTGGAGCCACGGCGGCTGGCCGGCCGCTACCTGATCGGTGGACCGCCGGCATATCTGAAGCTGCGGACCGACTCGTGCACCGTGCCCCCGGCCCTAACGGCTTCGGTGCCGCACGCTGCACCCGCCCCCCGGACCCCGGCCCGCTTTACCGGGCCGGACGGCTTGGCGGACGCTGCCGTCGTCGTCGTCACCTACAACAGTTCACGGGACATCGGTGCACTGCTCGAAAGCCTGCGGGAGGAAACAGCGGATCTGACCCTGCGGGTGCTCGTGGCGGACAATTCCTCCAGGGACGGAACCCTGGGGCTGGTGCGCCGCGGACACCCCGACGTCATCGCGTTCTCCACCGGGGGCAATCTTGGCTATTCGGCGGGAATCAATGCTGCCCTGCGGAGAGCCGGTGATTCCGCCACGGTGGTGGTGCTCAACCCGGACCTCAGGGTCCAACGGGGCAGCCTGAAGACCATGCTGCAGCGGCTGCGTGCTTCCCGGGCGGGGGCCGTCGTCCCGCGGTTGATCGACCCGGACGGCGGCACCAGTCCGACGCTGCACCGGGAACCGAGCCTCACGCGCGCCGTCGGTGACGCGTTTCTGGGCCGCCGGGCGGGCAGCCGGCCCGGCTGGCTCGCCACCACCGATTTCAACCCGGAAGGCTACGACCACCCGCACCCGGTCCAGTGGGCGACCGGCGCCGCGCTGATGGTCCGGCGCTCCCTGGCCGACTCAGTGCCGTGGGACGAGTCGTACTTCCTTTACTCGGAAGAGACAGATTTCTTCCGCCGCCTGCGGATGCTGGACGAAACGGTCTGGTACGAGCCTGCGGCCACCATGACCCATAAGGGCGGCGGATCCGGCGCGTCAACGGAACTGAACGCACTGATGGCCATTAATCGGACCCGCTACATCCGCAAGTACCACTCGGCAGCGTACGCGGCCGTGTTCCACACCGTCCAGATCCTGTCCGAAGTGCTGCGGTGCTGGAAGCCGGACCGTCAGGGTGTGCTGTGGACCATGCTCTCCGAAGATCGCTGGGCTGACCTTCCCGGCCCCACCAGGGACGCTGACGCTTCGGAATTCCCTGCGGGCTCGGTGATCATCCCGGCGCACAATGAGTCAGGGGTGATTGCCAGGACGTTGGCTCCTTTGGCCCAGTTGGCGGCTGCCGGCAGGCTGGAAGTGTTCGTGGTCTGCAACGGTTGCACCGATGACACCGCCGAGATCGCCCGCCGCTTCGAAGGCGTGACGGTCCTGGAATCGCCGCGGCCCTCCAAGACCGCGGCCCTGAACGCGGGCGACGCTGCCGCCACCCGGTGGCCGAGGCTCTACCTCGACGCGGATGCACAGATAAGCCCCGGCACGGTGCGGGACGTCCTGAACGCACTGTCGGAGGGCACGCTCCTGGCGGCACGTCCGGCGGCGCGGGTGGACCTCCAGGACGCCCATCCGTTAATCCACGCCTACTACGGCACGCGCCTGCGGTTGCCGTCTGCGCGCAGCGGGCTCTGGGCGGGCGGCGTGTATGGCGTGTCCGAGCGGGGCCACCAGCGGTTCGGGGAGTTCCCGGACGTGATTGCCGATGACCTGTTCGTGGACCGCCTGTTTGCGGCTTCGGAAAAGGCGGTCCTGGATGTCGAGCCCGTCGTGATCCGGCCTCCCCGGACACCCCGTGACCAGCTGGCGGTGCTGCATCGGGTCTACCGCGGCAACGCCGAGCAGAACGGCCGTGAGGGCCAGCACAGTACCGCCCGGCACACCTTGGCGGAGGTGGTCAGATCCATCCGGGGACCGCTCTCGGCAGCCAATGCCGCCGTCTATTTGGGATTTGCGGTTGCCGGCCGCCGGGGTGCGGCGCGGCCGGGCGGCTGGGAACGTGACAACAGCAGCCGCGGGGATTCCTAGGCCGGAGGGACGGGACGGTATGCCAGGATCTCGGCGAGTTCCGCCAGCCGGTGGGCGCGGGCGGATTCTGCCGGGGTGAACGGTTCGCCGGGCCGGACAAACGTGATGGGGCCCTGCCAGGCCGTCGGGATCCGCAGCATGGTGCCGTCGACGGCGGGAGGCTGCTGCCGGGTGTCCGGAGCCTCCGGGGGGACGATCCCGGCGTGCAGCAGTTCCGCCACGGCCAGCGGCAGCTCATGGGGATCGGCGGCAATCCGGGCGGCCAGGCTCAGCGCCCCGGTCTGCCCGTCCGCCATGGCCAGAGCGGTGGTGGGCCAGACATGGGGATCCCCGCCGCCGCCGTCCCGCAGGGCACGGAGCAGTTCCCCGTCGCGGAGCCCGCCGGGGGCGGAGAGCACAAACTCGTCCAGCACCCCGCCGGCCACCGGGTGGACGTGGATGCTCAGGATGTTGGTGTCCAGCCGGGCCAGCGATTGGGTAATCTTCAGCAGCGAACCCGGCCTGTCCTTCAGCACCGTCCGGGCCCGCCACAGGGCCGGCGCGGCCACCAGCCGGCTGCGGTGGCGCAGGGCCGGAGCGTGCAGCCAGCGCCGCAGCATCCGCGCCGCTGACGGCTCCGCCACCCAGATGACCAGGATTGTGGCGGTCAGCGTGAGGACCAGCACCTTGGCGACATACGGCAGCTGTGTTTCCACGACGGCGGCATGCAGCAGCAGCTCGATCGGCAGCATCACGGCGATGTTGGCGAGGGTCAGCCGTGCCTTGGTCGGTTCGGGCATCTGGCCGCAGACTTCACAGCTCAACTCGGACGGCGCCGGGAACGGCGTTCTGCCATGGGCTTTGGGATTCATGCTCCCATGATGGCGGCCCGCTGTTTCAGGCGGATTGCCGCCCGGTGACAGTTTCGGACCGGCAGCACTGGCCTTTCCGGCGTAGAATCCAGCGTGGATGCCACTGCCGCCGTCGTAAATCCTGATCGCAACGAAAGGCGCCCCCAGCCGTGAAGATGCCCTCCGAAATGTTCACGATGGCACCCAGCAGGAACGACCATCAGGTGGCGCTCCGGTGCGCTGTCGGCGTCTTTGTCCCCCTCATCACCCTGCTGCTGCTGGACCGGCTGGATCTGGCCGTCTTTGCCTCCTTCGGGGCCTTCACCGGGATCTACGGCCGGAACGAGCCGCACGCCAAGCGGTTCGTCATCCAGCTGCGGGGCGGCCTGCTGATGGTGCTCGTGATGCTCCTGGCCACCCTGACGGCCCGCACCGGCGAGGCCTTCGCGCTCACCGCCTCGAACACCACCTGGATCCAGGTCCTGGCCACCACCGTGGTGGCAGGGGGATGCTCCCTGATCATCGCCTGGTGGCGTCTCCGCCCGGCAGGCTCGCTCTTCCACATCTTCGCCTTCGCGGCGATCGCGTCGATCCCTGACCAGCCGCCGCTGTGGCAGGGGATGCTGGTGGCGGTGCTCACCGTCGCCTTGTCTCTGCTGATCGGAATCTCCTCCCGCGTGGTCCGGAGCCACCGGACGCCATGGGTGAGGCCGCAACCCCCGCGGCTGACTCCGGGCGAAAAGCGGGCAGCCCGGCTCGAAGCGGTCGGCTATCTCATCGCGGCCGGCCTGGCCGGAACCCTGGGGACCCTGGCTGGCGAATGGCTGGGATTCGGCCACAATTACTGGGCCATGGTGGCGGCGGTGGTCCCCCTGGTCGGGCATACCACCCGCCACCGCGTCAGCCGGGGTGTGCAACGCATCGTGGGCACGGCCCTGGGGCTCGTGCTGCTGGCCGGGATCCTGTTGCTCCGGCCCGCGCCCTGGCAGACCGTGCTGGTGATTGCCGCCTGCCAGTTCGGGGCCGAAATGTTCATTGCACGCCAATACGTCCTGGCCCAGATTTTCGTCACGCCCCTGGCCCTGATCTCGACGCTGCTGGTCGCGCCCTCCTCGCCCGTAATCCTGCTGCGGGACCGGATCGTGGAGACC from Arthrobacter sp. PAMC25564 encodes:
- a CDS encoding DegT/DnrJ/EryC1/StrS family aminotransferase, which encodes MTISQDHDQDQALSRINVMKPWLGSEEADAVAEVIASGWVAQGPRVARFEEAFAASQRAAHAVAVSNCTTALHLALKVAGVGPHDDVVVPSFSFIATANAATYVGARPVFADVEADTGNVSAQTVAAALTPDTRAVIVVDQGGMPVDLEPIRELCDPLGITVIEDSACGAGSTYRGRPVGAGAELAAWSFHPRKILTTGEGGMLTTGRAEWAHRARQLREHAMSVSANDRHASILAPAEEYLEIGFNYRMTDMQAAVGLVQLGRLSQAVVRRRQIVAGYTKALGHLEGLRFSRDPVYGTSNFQSFWFEVLPEFPLGREELLEQLAWDGISARRGIMAAHRQPAYAGLDTGSADLSVTERLTDNTVILPVYHQLTPDDQYRVTRSILRASGERSHE
- a CDS encoding acetyltransferase; its protein translation is MSELLLIAASGLAREVLATVRESGQFDVVGILDDDTAKVGSVVDGARVLGPPSDVLRYPEARAVVCIGAGRARERVVARLAGLGFPAYRFATVVDPSVRVPYCCDIGPGSILLGHVTLTAGVTLGEHVVVMPGVTLTHDDFVEDFATFAAGVSLGGGVRIGRGAYLGMNASVREGASVGAGAVIGMGAVVLADVPEDETWVGVPARAMRSGVLSRSAG
- a CDS encoding acyltransferase, with translation MSDTKNIANTADVAETASIGAHTRIWHLAQVREDAAVGKNCNIGRGAYIGPGATVGDNCKLQNYALVYEPARLADGVFVGPAAVLTNDLYPRAITPEGSLKGSDDWEAVGVTVGKGASIGARAVCIAPVVIGEWATVAAGAVVTKDVPAYAVVVGVPARQAGWVGEAGHPLKQDDGGTWLCPATGRRYVEADGQLLPAEIS
- a CDS encoding WecB/TagA/CpsF family glycosyltransferase — its product is MEELGSSRVILGGTPVDLMDPEPALELILARAARGGIPPLAVASVNLDHLNHFGTGGRWAGTLHADPASAVEWLYLLDGAPLVAQSQRLTGRRWPRLAGSDLASPLLARAEELGLRVGFLGGSEDNQRLLADKIAAEHPRLHVAGMWSPDRKELASIPDSERIARDIAGSGAQILYVGLGKPRQELWIDQYGSLTGAAVLLAFGAAVDFLAGRVRRAPRWVSEHGLEWSYRLALEPRRLAGRYLIGGPPAYLKLRTDSCTVPPALTASVPHAAPAPRTPARFTGPDGLADAAVVVVTYNSSRDIGALLESLREETADLTLRVLVADNSSRDGTLGLVRRGHPDVIAFSTGGNLGYSAGINAALRRAGDSATVVVLNPDLRVQRGSLKTMLQRLRASRAGAVVPRLIDPDGGTSPTLHREPSLTRAVGDAFLGRRAGSRPGWLATTDFNPEGYDHPHPVQWATGAALMVRRSLADSVPWDESYFLYSEETDFFRRLRMLDETVWYEPAATMTHKGGGSGASTELNALMAINRTRYIRKYHSAAYAAVFHTVQILSEVLRCWKPDRQGVLWTMLSEDRWADLPGPTRDADASEFPAGSVIIPAHNESGVIARTLAPLAQLAAAGRLEVFVVCNGCTDDTAEIARRFEGVTVLESPRPSKTAALNAGDAAATRWPRLYLDADAQISPGTVRDVLNALSEGTLLAARPAARVDLQDAHPLIHAYYGTRLRLPSARSGLWAGGVYGVSERGHQRFGEFPDVIADDLFVDRLFAASEKAVLDVEPVVIRPPRTPRDQLAVLHRVYRGNAEQNGREGQHSTARHTLAEVVRSIRGPLSAANAAVYLGFAVAGRRGAARPGGWERDNSSRGDS
- a CDS encoding amino acid-binding protein, whose translation is MNPKAHGRTPFPAPSELSCEVCGQMPEPTKARLTLANIAVMLPIELLLHAAVVETQLPYVAKVLVLTLTATILVIWVAEPSAARMLRRWLHAPALRHRSRLVAAPALWRARTVLKDRPGSLLKITQSLARLDTNILSIHVHPVAGGVLDEFVLSAPGGLRDGELLRALRDGGGGDPHVWPTTALAMADGQTGALSLAARIAADPHELPLAVAELLHAGIVPPEAPDTRQQPPAVDGTMLRIPTAWQGPITFVRPGEPFTPAESARAHRLAELAEILAYRPVPPA
- a CDS encoding FUSC family protein, which translates into the protein MKMPSEMFTMAPSRNDHQVALRCAVGVFVPLITLLLLDRLDLAVFASFGAFTGIYGRNEPHAKRFVIQLRGGLLMVLVMLLATLTARTGEAFALTASNTTWIQVLATTVVAGGCSLIIAWWRLRPAGSLFHIFAFAAIASIPDQPPLWQGMLVAVLTVALSLLIGISSRVVRSHRTPWVRPQPPRLTPGEKRAARLEAVGYLIAAGLAGTLGTLAGEWLGFGHNYWAMVAAVVPLVGHTTRHRVSRGVQRIVGTALGLVLLAGILLLRPAPWQTVLVIAACQFGAEMFIARQYVLAQIFVTPLALISTLLVAPSSPVILLRDRIVETAIGAAVGIAVVLAPTLWRRLRGRQPPG